The DNA segment CGGCCAAAGGTCCCACCAAGATGATCAAAGGCAAAGCGGACCTGTCGGTGGCCAAGTGAGGACACCCGTATGCCGATTTACGAATATCATTGCGAGTCGTGCGGGGTGTTCGACCTCATGCGAACCCTTCAGCAATCCAGCCAGTCCGCCACTTGTCCCGAGTGCGGTGGGCCGGCGCAAAAGCAGTTCACCGTCGTCAACCTGCGCGGGACCACTCCGGCGGTCAGGATGGCTCACGAGACCAATGAGCGCAGCGCTCATGCGCCACATGTCTGCAGCTCCGGCTGCGGGCACTCGCATGCGCCACGCCGCGGAGCCACCGACCGCCCGGTGCTCCAACGCTCCACCAAGCGCAATCGCCGCCCCTGGATGTTGGGCCATTGACGCTGTTGAGAATTTGGTGAAAGAACACGCTGCTTGGGAGCAGTAGTCACCAGGCGGTCGGCCGTGAGGGGACGGCTGGCCGCTATTTTCTTTCCCGGGTTTGCCCTTGACTGGGCAAACATTATAGCGGTAAGTCGGGATGGTACCCCGGCCATCTGTCCTCCACCGGACTTCTCATCGTCACGTCCGG comes from the Verrucomicrobiales bacterium genome and includes:
- a CDS encoding zinc ribbon domain-containing protein, translating into MPIYEYHCESCGVFDLMRTLQQSSQSATCPECGGPAQKQFTVVNLRGTTPAVRMAHETNERSAHAPHVCSSGCGHSHAPRRGATDRPVLQRSTKRNRRPWMLGH